From one uncultured Paludibacter sp. genomic stretch:
- a CDS encoding putative membrane protein (Evidence 3 : Putative function from multiple computational evidences), translating into MKKRISVYIYIILSLIPAVAFSQSDISMATQWYNRGNYNPASIARTDYAYLFANTRKQWLGVEGSPTIFNVQASMYNNSLKSAFGVSIVNDVIGITNSFNPMFSYAYRISNDPSWALSFGLSLGIFNRTIDISRYSPVDDNDQTLYQDVDPETTPDANFGVEFQNKHFIFGASTTHLFSMNKPDSLFLNANHRYVYGIYKNTNSELFNYYLGLQMVNHYNIYLLESNAVVRFKVPTGLQNGSRELFDIGLKYRSSKQMTALFGINITNSFRIGYAFDQTLRSGYNQNGTHEIMLEYRIPLKSAECEACRDQELWYR; encoded by the coding sequence ATGAAGAAAAGAATATCCGTTTACATATATATTATTTTGAGTCTGATCCCGGCTGTAGCTTTTTCACAATCCGATATAAGTATGGCTACGCAATGGTACAACCGGGGAAATTATAATCCGGCTTCCATTGCACGTACTGATTATGCATATTTATTTGCCAATACCAGAAAACAATGGTTGGGAGTGGAAGGTTCGCCTACCATTTTTAATGTGCAAGCTTCTATGTACAATAATTCCCTGAAATCTGCATTTGGAGTATCAATAGTAAATGATGTGATTGGTATTACAAATTCGTTCAATCCGATGTTTTCGTATGCCTATCGAATATCGAACGACCCGAGTTGGGCGCTTTCTTTTGGATTATCATTAGGAATATTTAATAGAACAATTGATATTTCAAGATATTCTCCTGTGGATGATAATGACCAAACTTTATATCAGGATGTGGATCCTGAAACAACGCCGGATGCAAATTTTGGAGTAGAATTTCAGAATAAACATTTTATTTTTGGCGCATCTACAACGCATTTATTTTCAATGAATAAACCGGATAGTTTATTTTTAAATGCAAATCATCGGTATGTGTATGGCATTTATAAAAATACAAATTCGGAGCTTTTTAATTATTATTTGGGATTGCAAATGGTGAATCATTACAATATTTATTTATTGGAAAGTAATGCCGTAGTAAGATTCAAAGTTCCAACTGGACTTCAAAACGGAAGCCGTGAATTATTTGATATAGGTTTAAAGTATAGAAGCTCCAAACAAATGACAGCTTTGTTTGGAATAAATATTACCAATAGCTTCCGGATAGGTTATGCTTTTGACCAAACATTGCGTTCCGGCTACAATCAAAATGGCACGCATGAAATTATGCTTGAATACCGAATTCCACTCAAATCTGCTGAGTGTGAAGCCTGCCGCGATCAGGAATTGTGGTATAGATAA
- a CDS encoding Heavy metal translocating P-type ATPase, with protein MKIEKLDVVGMTCSACVAHVEKSVRKLPGVNSVQVNLLTNSMSVDYNENELNLENIIESVQDAGYDAFPKELLTEKSSVEKKDWVLMEQNEMQKRWWVSFAFLVPVFYLAMGGMFGLPIPSFLSMHERPLIFSLVLFILTIPIYIVNRKXFIVGFRTLWQRSPNMDSLVAIGASASLVYAIYGIFKIYFGIKSGNTEQAMHFAENLFLESGAMILSLVTLGKFLEAKSKRKTSSALTKMIQSAPQTATIIKDNDEIVIPIENVKVGDIISVRSGQKIPVDGEIIYGSGIIDASSLTGESIPEAKEKGDKVLSSCINVSGYFQFRATKVGKDTTLAQIISLMEEASASXAPISKLADKISNIFVPVVISIAIVSAVVWLXLGYSXEFSLSIXVAVLIVSXPCALGLATPVAIMAGTGKGAENGILFKSAXAIETGADINTVLLDKTGTITEGKPKVTEVDSLHYLDEDELLRIAASLEKLSEHPLGSAVIEKFKEQNKEFYQVDDFESEAGKGISGEIKGELYRIGNESFISKYISTEGIKDILPSLSEKGFTPLIVSDDENIVGVISVADTIKSTSKEAIRXLYDMXXNTIMLTGDRKQTALAMQKLSGVGSFIAEVLPQDKDKEVMRMQSNGRKVAMIGDGVNDAPALMRADLGMAIGNGTDIAIDSADVVLMKGDLLDAVSALKLSKYVMKIIKENLFWAFFYNVIGIPLAAGVFYKIFGWTLNPIFAAAAMSLSSVTVTLNALRIRSFKPVK; from the coding sequence ATGAAAATAGAAAAACTGGATGTGGTTGGTATGACCTGTTCCGCGTGTGTTGCACATGTGGAAAAAAGCGTGCGTAAATTGCCGGGCGTTAATTCCGTTCAGGTGAATTTGCTAACCAATAGTATGTCTGTGGACTACAATGAAAATGAGTTGAATTTGGAAAATATTATTGAGTCTGTTCAAGATGCGGGTTACGATGCTTTTCCAAAAGAATTACTAACGGAAAAATCATCCGTAGAAAAAAAAGATTGGGTTTTAATGGAACAAAATGAAATGCAGAAACGCTGGTGGGTTTCTTTTGCCTTTTTAGTTCCTGTATTCTATCTCGCAATGGGCGGAATGTTTGGTTTGCCGATACCTTCTTTTTTATCGATGCACGAACGTCCGTTGATTTTCTCCCTTGTACTTTTCATTCTTACTATTCCCATTTATATTGTCAATCGAAAATTNTTTATCGTTGGTTTCCGTACATTGTGGCAGCGTTCTCCAAATATGGATTCTTTAGTGGCAATTGGCGCGAGCGCGTCGTTGGTTTACGCAATTTATGGAATTTTCAAAATTTATTTCGGAATAAAATCAGGAAATACCGAACAAGCAATGCATTTTGCTGAAAATTTGTTTTTAGAATCGGGTGCAATGATTTTATCGCTTGTAACGCTTGGTAAATTTCTGGAAGCCAAATCAAAGCGGAAAACATCTTCNGCATTGACTAAAATGATACAGTCTGCTCCGCAAACAGCAACTATAATAAAAGACAATGATGAAATTGTAATCCCAATTGAAAATGTGAAAGTCGGCGATATTATCAGCGTTCGTTCCGGGCAGAAAATTCCTGTGGACGGCGAAATTATATACGGTTCAGGGATTATTGATGCGTCTTCTTTGACGGGCGAAAGTATTCCTGAAGCAAAAGAAAAAGGAGATAAAGTTCTTTCAAGTTGTATAAATGTATCGGGTTACTTTCAATTTCGAGCCACAAAAGTAGGAAAAGATACTACGCTTGCTCAAATTATCAGTTTAATGGAAGAAGCTTCGGCATCGAANGCTCCCATTTCCAAACTTGCCGATAAAATCAGTAATATTTTTGTTCCGGTGGTCATTTCCATAGCGATTGTTTCTGCTGTTGTTTGGCTNATNTTGGGTTATTCTNTNGAATTTTCCTTGTCTATAGNAGTAGCTGTTTTAATTGTTTCCTGNCCTTGCGCGCTGGGCTTGGCAACTCCTGTGGCAATTATGGCAGGNACNGGNAAAGGAGCNGAAAACGGNATTTTATTCAAATCGGCGGANGCAATAGAAACGGGAGCGGATATAAATACNGTTTTACTTGATAAAACNGGAACCATTACCGAAGGAAAACCGAAAGTTACNGAAGTTGATTCACTTCATTATTTAGATGAAGATGAATTGTTGAGGATTGCAGCATCTCTTGAAAAGCTCTCCGAACATCCGCTTGGAAGCGCCGTAATAGAAAAGTTTAAAGAGCAAAATAAAGAATTTTATCAGGTGGATGATTTTGAAAGCGAGGCGGGCAAAGGAATTTCAGGGGAAATAAAAGGCGAACTTTATCGCATAGGAAATGAGTCATTTATTTCTAAATATATTTCTACAGAAGGAATAAAAGACATCTTGCCTTCATTGTCTGAAAAAGGATTTACACCCCTCATTGTTTCTGACGATGAAAATATTGTCGGGGTTATTTCCGTAGCCGATACGATAAAATCTACCAGCAAAGAAGCAATACGGNATTTATATGATATGCANATNAATACCATAATGCTTACCGGAGACAGAAAACAAACNGCTCTTGCCATGCAAAAGCTATCGGGAGTAGGAAGTTTTATTGCNGAAGTGCTTCCTCAGGACAAAGATAAGGAAGTGATGCGTATGCAATCGAACGGTAGAAAAGTGGCGATGATTGGCGACGGCGTAAACGACGCGCCTGCGCTAATGCGGGCGGATTTGGGAATGGCAATTGGAAACGGAACCGACATTGCCATTGACAGCGCCGATGTGGTGTTGATGAAAGGAGATTTGCTCGATGCGGTTTCCGCGCTTAAATTAAGCAAATACGTGATGAAAATCATCAAAGAAAATTTGTTTTGGGCGTTTTTTTACAATGTTATCGGAATTCCGCTGGCAGCCGGTGTGTTTTATAAAATCTTCGGATGGACATTGAACCCGATTTTTGCNGCGGCGGCAATGAGTTTAAGTTCGGTTACGGTAACTTTAAATGCCCTTAGGATAAGAAGTTTTAAACCTGTTAAATAG
- the copZ gene encoding Copper chaperone CopZ, whose protein sequence is MEKTLKIKGMSCSHCAMRVEKALNKIDGVEAKVDLENHIAKVKLSKPVADNEYYKALDDSGYEITEIQ, encoded by the coding sequence ATGGAAAAAACATTAAAAATCAAAGGAATGAGTTGCTCTCATTGTGCGATGCGTGTAGAAAAAGCGCTCAATAAAATAGATGGAGTTGAAGCCAAAGTGGATTTGGAAAATCACATTGCAAAAGTTAAGCTGTCAAAGCCGGTAGCTGACAATGAATACTACAAAGCATTGGACGATAGCGGATATGAAATAACTGAAATTCAGTAA
- a CDS encoding hypothetical protein (Evidence 5 : Unknown function): MNETPFKEEQTLKNLFSEMAKADIKNYIHEIIELVIDSKLSKENIQNILTKYSIRKIEKIKTELLGILIDYANFILKDNVITNNEKQNFEFLKMYFGIKDGDFYKYKLLETKSIINMQLEKLYADNLITQTETESNDLLQDIFGLDYDQFDKLKESFVIKSIEQGAEITNLDTANVKLLKKIKQGKK; this comes from the coding sequence ATGAACGAAACACCTTTTAAGGAAGAACAAACCTTGAAGAATTTATTTTCTGAGATGGCGAAAGCGGATATAAAAAACTATATTCATGAAATTATAGAATTAGTTATTGACAGCAAATTGAGTAAAGAAAACATTCAGAATATTCTTACGAAATACTCTATACGAAAAATTGAGAAAATCAAAACTGAATTATTAGGCATTCTTATTGATTATGCAAATTTCATATTGAAAGACAATGTGATAACCAATAATGAAAAACAAAACTTTGAATTTCTTAAAATGTATTTTGGAATTAAAGACGGAGATTTTTATAAATACAAATTATTGGAAACTAAGTCAATAATAAACATGCAATTAGAAAAGTTATATGCGGACAATTTGATAACGCAAACAGAAACAGAAAGTAATGATTTATTGCAAGATATTTTTGGCTTGGATTATGACCAATTTGATAAATTAAAAGAAAGTTTTGTAATTAAATCAATAGAGCAAGGCGCTGAAATAACCAATTTAGATACTGCAAACGTAAAATTATTAAAAAAAATAAAACAGGGGAAAAAGTAA